One genomic window of Camelina sativa cultivar DH55 chromosome 5, Cs, whole genome shotgun sequence includes the following:
- the LOC104785459 gene encoding ribulose bisphosphate carboxylase/oxygenase activase, chloroplastic isoform X2: MAAAVSTVGAINRAPLSLNGSGSGATSAPASTFLGNKVVTVSRFAQSNKKSNGSFKVLAVKEDKQTDGDRWKGLAYDMSDDQQDITRGKGLVDSVFQAPMGTGTHHAVLSSYEYISQGLRQYNLDNMMDGFYIAPAFMDKLVVHITKNFLTLPNIKVPLILGIWGGKGQGKSFQCELVMAKMGINPIMMSAGELESGNAGEPAKLIRQRYREAADMIKKGKMCCLFINDLDAGAGRMGGTTQYTVNNQMVNATLMNIADAPTNVQLPGMYNKEENARVPIIVTGNDFSTLYAPLIRDGRMEKFYWAPTREDRIGVCKGIFQTDKIADEDIVTLVDKFPGQSIDFFGALRARVYDDEVRKFVEGLGVEKIGKRLVNSREGPPKFEQPEMTLEKLMEYGNMLVMEQDNVKRVQLADTYLSQAALGDANADAIDRGTFYGKDQAKPPSK, encoded by the exons ATGGCCGCCGCAGTTTCCACCGTCGGTGCCATCAACAGAGCTCCG TTGAGCTTAAACGGGTCAGGATCTGGAGCTACATCAGCCCCAGCGTCGACCTTCTTGGGAAACAAAGTTGTAACTGTGTCGAGATTCGCACAGAGCAACAAGAAGAGCAACGGATCATTCAAGGTGTTGGCTGtgaaagaagacaaacaaaccGATGGAGACAGATGGAAGGGTCTTGCCTACGACATGTCTGATGATCAACAAGACATCACCAGAGGAAAGGGTTTGGTTGACTCTGTCTTCCAAGCTCCTATGGGAACCGGAACTCACCACGCTGTCCTTAGCTCATACGAATACATCAGCCAAGGCCTTAGGCA GTACAACTTGGACAACATGATGGATGGGTTTTACATTGCTCCTGCTTTCATGGACAAGCTTGTTGTTCACATCACCAAGAACTTCTTGACCTTGCCTAACATTAAG GTTCCACTTATTTTGGGTATTTGGGGAGGCAAAGGTCAAGGTAAATCCTTCCAGTGTGAGCTTGTCATGGCCAAGATGGGTATCAA CCCAATCATGATGAGTGCTGGAGAGCTTGAGAGTGGAAACGCAGGAGAACCAGCCAAGCTTATCCGTCAGAGGTACCGTGAGGCAGCTGACATGATCAAGAAGGGAAAGATGTGTTGTCTCTTCATCAACGATCTTGATGCTGGTGCGGGTCGTATGGGTGGTACCACTCAGTACACTGTCAACAACCAGATGGTGAACGCAACACTCATGAACATTGCTGATGCCCCAACCAACGTCCAGCTCCCAGGAATGTACAACAAGGAAGAGAACGCACGTGTCCCAATCATTGTCACCGGTAACGATTTCTCCACCCTTTACGCTCCTCTCATCCGTGACGGACGTATGGAGAAGTTCTACTGGGCACCTACCCGTGAAGACCGTATTGGTGTCTGCAAGGGTATCTTCCAGACCGACAAGATCGCAGACGAGGACATAGTCACCCTTGTTGATAAGTTCCCTGGTCAATCCATCG ATTTCTTCGGTGCTTTGAGGGCGAGAGTGTACGATGATGAAGTGAGGAAGTTTGTTGAGGGACTTGGAGTGGAGAAGATCGGAAAGAGGCTGGTGAACTCAAGGGAAGGACCTCCCAAGTTCGAGCAACCCGAGATGACTCTTGAGAAGCTTATGGAGTATGGAAACATGCTTGTGATGGAACAAGATAATGTCAAGAGAGTCCAACTTGCCGACACCTACCTCAGCCAGGCTGCCTTGGGAGATGCTAACGCTGATGCCATCGACCGCGGAACTTTCTACGGTAAAGACCAG GCAAAGCCGCCCAGCAAGTAA
- the LOC104785457 gene encoding succinate dehydrogenase assembly factor 1, mitochondrial-like, translated as MGASKLSGMQKQVLSLYRGFLRAARSKPIEDRKRIEMIVSTEFRHNSKEVDRKNFQYIEYLLRLGTKQLDQLKSPDIVSLSSVKVVASKS; from the coding sequence ATGGGAGCTTCGAAACTTTCGGGGATGCAAAAGCAAGTCCTGAGTCTCTACAGGGGATTTCTAAGAGCAGCTCGTTCTAAGCCAATAGAAGACAGGAAGAGAATAGAGATGATCGTGTCAACAGAGTTCCGCCACAACTCTAAAGAGGTCGACCGTAAGAATTTCCAGTACATCGAGTATTTGCTTCGGTTAGGTACTAAACAGCTCGATCAACTCAAAAGCCCTGACATAGTTAGTCTCTCCTCCGTGAAGGTCGTTGCATCTAAATCCTGA
- the LOC104785459 gene encoding ribulose bisphosphate carboxylase/oxygenase activase, chloroplastic isoform X1, translating into MAAAVSTVGAINRAPLSLNGSGSGATSAPASTFLGNKVVTVSRFAQSNKKSNGSFKVLAVKEDKQTDGDRWKGLAYDMSDDQQDITRGKGLVDSVFQAPMGTGTHHAVLSSYEYISQGLRQYNLDNMMDGFYIAPAFMDKLVVHITKNFLTLPNIKVPLILGIWGGKGQGKSFQCELVMAKMGINPIMMSAGELESGNAGEPAKLIRQRYREAADMIKKGKMCCLFINDLDAGAGRMGGTTQYTVNNQMVNATLMNIADAPTNVQLPGMYNKEENARVPIIVTGNDFSTLYAPLIRDGRMEKFYWAPTREDRIGVCKGIFQTDKIADEDIVTLVDKFPGQSIDFFGALRARVYDDEVRKFVEGLGVEKIGKRLVNSREGPPKFEQPEMTLEKLMEYGNMLVMEQDNVKRVQLADTYLSQAALGDANADAIDRGTFYGKAAQQVNLPVPEGCTDPAAQNFDPTARSDDGTCVYNF; encoded by the exons ATGGCCGCCGCAGTTTCCACCGTCGGTGCCATCAACAGAGCTCCG TTGAGCTTAAACGGGTCAGGATCTGGAGCTACATCAGCCCCAGCGTCGACCTTCTTGGGAAACAAAGTTGTAACTGTGTCGAGATTCGCACAGAGCAACAAGAAGAGCAACGGATCATTCAAGGTGTTGGCTGtgaaagaagacaaacaaaccGATGGAGACAGATGGAAGGGTCTTGCCTACGACATGTCTGATGATCAACAAGACATCACCAGAGGAAAGGGTTTGGTTGACTCTGTCTTCCAAGCTCCTATGGGAACCGGAACTCACCACGCTGTCCTTAGCTCATACGAATACATCAGCCAAGGCCTTAGGCA GTACAACTTGGACAACATGATGGATGGGTTTTACATTGCTCCTGCTTTCATGGACAAGCTTGTTGTTCACATCACCAAGAACTTCTTGACCTTGCCTAACATTAAG GTTCCACTTATTTTGGGTATTTGGGGAGGCAAAGGTCAAGGTAAATCCTTCCAGTGTGAGCTTGTCATGGCCAAGATGGGTATCAA CCCAATCATGATGAGTGCTGGAGAGCTTGAGAGTGGAAACGCAGGAGAACCAGCCAAGCTTATCCGTCAGAGGTACCGTGAGGCAGCTGACATGATCAAGAAGGGAAAGATGTGTTGTCTCTTCATCAACGATCTTGATGCTGGTGCGGGTCGTATGGGTGGTACCACTCAGTACACTGTCAACAACCAGATGGTGAACGCAACACTCATGAACATTGCTGATGCCCCAACCAACGTCCAGCTCCCAGGAATGTACAACAAGGAAGAGAACGCACGTGTCCCAATCATTGTCACCGGTAACGATTTCTCCACCCTTTACGCTCCTCTCATCCGTGACGGACGTATGGAGAAGTTCTACTGGGCACCTACCCGTGAAGACCGTATTGGTGTCTGCAAGGGTATCTTCCAGACCGACAAGATCGCAGACGAGGACATAGTCACCCTTGTTGATAAGTTCCCTGGTCAATCCATCG ATTTCTTCGGTGCTTTGAGGGCGAGAGTGTACGATGATGAAGTGAGGAAGTTTGTTGAGGGACTTGGAGTGGAGAAGATCGGAAAGAGGCTGGTGAACTCAAGGGAAGGACCTCCCAAGTTCGAGCAACCCGAGATGACTCTTGAGAAGCTTATGGAGTATGGAAACATGCTTGTGATGGAACAAGATAATGTCAAGAGAGTCCAACTTGCCGACACCTACCTCAGCCAGGCTGCCTTGGGAGATGCTAACGCTGATGCCATCGACCGCGGAACTTTCTACG GCAAAGCCGCCCAGCAAGTAAACCTACCTGTTCCTGAAGGATGTACTGATCCTGCGGCTCAAAACTTTGATCCAACGGCTAGAAGTGACGATGGAACCTGTGTCTACAACTTTTGA